The following are encoded in a window of Nitrososphaerota archaeon genomic DNA:
- a CDS encoding Zn-ribbon domain-containing OB-fold protein, translating to MSKPTSPRIWQLAERRYRLIGTKCKNCGKSFISPRKICPNCKSMDLEDILLPRKGKIYSYTIINALPSERENYGPYIMAIVELENGCRLTAEIVDCKIEDLKIGMPVELTFRKIGEESESGIIYYGYKFRPIS from the coding sequence ATGTCTAAACCTACTTCTCCTAGAATATGGCAACTTGCTGAAAGAAGATATAGATTAATTGGAACAAAATGTAAAAATTGTGGAAAAAGCTTTATTAGTCCTAGGAAAATTTGTCCAAATTGTAAATCTATGGATTTGGAAGATATTCTTCTTCCTAGAAAAGGTAAAATATACTCCTATACAATTATTAATGCCCTCCCTTCTGAAAGAGAAAATTATGGTCCATATATAATGGCTATTGTAGAACTTGAAAATGGATGTAGGCTTACAGCTGAGATAGTTGATTGCAAAATTGAAGATTTGAAAATTGGAATGCCAGTAGAACTTACTTTTAGAAAAATTGGTGAAGAAAGTGAAAGTGGAATAATATACTATGGATATAAATTTCGCCCAATAAGTTAA
- a CDS encoding HEPN domain-containing protein yields the protein MRKEEIEKLLERSKKFKDAAEFHFSRGDYDLAAFNIEQSLQLFLKAKLLQKGVEFPKTHTLRKLFLLLGEILKKFEEFKKFESEKSLEFASLEDAYITARYFPRDFEKEEVEKLKNFLKEVENLIERYFY from the coding sequence ATGAGAAAAGAAGAAATAGAAAAACTATTAGAAAGGTCAAAGAAATTTAAGGATGCTGCCGAATTTCATTTTTCAAGAGGAGATTATGATCTTGCTGCATTTAATATAGAACAATCATTGCAACTTTTTTTAAAAGCAAAGTTATTACAAAAAGGGGTAGAATTCCCTAAGACTCATACATTAAGAAAACTTTTTCTTTTATTAGGAGAAATCTTAAAAAAATTCGAAGAATTTAAAAAATTTGAAAGTGAAAAATCTTTAGAATTTGCAAGTTTAGAAGATGCTTATATTACTGCTAGATATTTCCCAAGAGATTTTGAAAAGGAAGAAGTTGAAAAATTAAAAAATTTCCTTAAAGAGGTTGAAAATTTAATTGAAAGATATTTTTATTAG